One genomic window of Polyangium aurulentum includes the following:
- the nhaA gene encoding Na+/H+ antiporter NhaA — MSPDPRPSPPPGTWLPARRLAESIVRPLERFLHVQAASGLLLLAAAALALAWANSPYHASYEHLWHTPVTLGLGGWVFRESLHFWINEGLMVVFFFVVGLEIRREMHHGELSELRRAALPVFAALGGMIAPALIYFALNPAPPARSGWGVPTATDIAFAVGVLALLGKRVPAAIRVLLLALAIIDDIGAIIVIALFYSSGISLVGLLIALLGVAGVFALRIFGVRPPLAYVLPGAVLWAGLLRAGVHPTIGGVILGLLTPVNPWFGKARFVDAMESAIHEFRHHSTEGHGAHSLLRPLARIRVARREALAPLVRLEAALHPWVAYGIMPLFAFANAGVRLGGIDLGAPASSRIVLGVVLGLVLGKPLGILAASFLAVRARIAALPRGVTWRGVTLVGLVAGIGFTMAIFIAGLAFPDDASLGAAKLGVLLASAIAAVVGLAGGRALLRGALSAEVASITVDEAEASTEH; from the coding sequence ATGAGCCCGGACCCGCGCCCCTCCCCTCCGCCTGGTACATGGCTCCCCGCGCGCCGCCTCGCGGAGAGCATCGTGCGGCCTCTCGAGCGCTTCCTGCACGTCCAGGCCGCGAGCGGCCTGCTCTTGCTCGCCGCCGCCGCGCTGGCGCTCGCCTGGGCGAATTCGCCCTACCACGCTTCGTACGAGCACCTGTGGCATACGCCCGTGACGCTCGGCCTCGGCGGCTGGGTGTTTCGCGAGTCCCTCCATTTCTGGATCAACGAGGGGCTGATGGTGGTGTTCTTCTTCGTCGTCGGCCTCGAGATCCGGCGCGAGATGCACCACGGCGAGCTGTCGGAGCTCAGGCGCGCCGCCCTGCCCGTCTTCGCGGCGCTCGGCGGCATGATCGCCCCGGCGCTCATCTATTTCGCCCTGAACCCCGCCCCGCCCGCGCGCAGCGGCTGGGGCGTCCCCACGGCCACCGATATCGCGTTCGCCGTCGGCGTCCTCGCCCTCCTCGGCAAGCGCGTACCCGCCGCCATTCGCGTGCTCTTGCTCGCGCTCGCCATCATCGACGACATCGGCGCGATCATCGTCATCGCCCTCTTTTATTCGTCCGGCATCTCGCTCGTCGGCCTGCTGATCGCCCTGCTCGGCGTCGCGGGCGTGTTCGCGCTGCGCATCTTCGGCGTGCGCCCTCCCCTCGCGTACGTGCTCCCCGGCGCGGTCCTCTGGGCGGGCCTTTTGCGCGCCGGGGTCCACCCGACCATCGGCGGCGTCATCCTCGGGCTGCTCACGCCCGTGAACCCGTGGTTTGGCAAGGCGCGATTCGTGGACGCGATGGAGAGCGCCATCCACGAATTCCGACATCACTCGACCGAAGGCCACGGCGCGCATTCGCTACTCCGCCCGCTCGCGCGCATCCGCGTCGCGCGCCGCGAGGCCCTGGCGCCGCTCGTTCGGCTCGAGGCGGCCCTGCACCCCTGGGTCGCCTATGGCATCATGCCCCTGTTCGCGTTCGCCAATGCGGGCGTGCGCCTCGGGGGAATCGATCTCGGCGCCCCCGCGTCGAGCCGCATCGTGCTCGGGGTCGTCCTCGGGCTCGTCCTGGGCAAGCCGCTCGGCATTCTCGCCGCGAGCTTCCTCGCCGTGCGCGCGCGCATCGCGGCCCTGCCTCGTGGCGTCACCTGGCGCGGCGTGACCCTCGTCGGCCTCGTCGCGGGGATCGGCTTCACCATGGCGATCTTCATCGCCGGGCTCGCCTTCCCCGACGATGCGAGCCTCGGCGCCGCGAAGCTCGGCGTCCTGCTGGCCTCTGCGATTGCCGCCGTCGTGGGCCTCGCGGGCGGCCGGGCTTTGCTCCGGGGCGCGCTCTCGGCCGAGGTCGCGTCGATCACCGTCGACGAGGCGGAGGCGTCGACGGAGCACTGA